One genomic region from Deinococcus sp. YIM 134068 encodes:
- a CDS encoding lipopolysaccharide assembly protein LapA domain-containing protein has protein sequence MRLVPFVQVLLLLALAAYLLLVALENPAPVRLPLPLGRGELSVPAGVAVGGFTALGGAYALLLLLPPLWRAGRRGRRARRERAALEERLTSTLQARLGTLPGAAPTEVQVPQAPARSA, from the coding sequence ATGCGACTCGTGCCCTTCGTACAGGTGCTGCTTCTCCTCGCGCTGGCGGCGTACCTGCTGCTCGTCGCGCTGGAGAACCCGGCCCCCGTGCGCCTGCCGCTGCCGCTGGGCCGGGGCGAACTCAGCGTGCCCGCCGGGGTGGCGGTGGGCGGTTTTACCGCGCTGGGCGGGGCCTACGCGCTGCTGCTGCTCCTGCCCCCCCTGTGGCGGGCCGGGCGGCGCGGGCGGCGGGCGCGGCGGGAACGGGCGGCGCTGGAAGAGCGGCTGACCTCCACCCTTCAGGCGCGGCTGGGCACCTTACCGGGTGCGGCTCCCACCGAGGTCCAGGTCCCGCAGGCCCCGGCGAGGAGCGCATGA
- a CDS encoding S-layer homology domain-containing protein, with the protein MHKSLIIASTLALSVGVASAQTTTPTTPATTATPAQTTPATTSTTTAAPTQVTTFSDVPAGHWAKDAVDVIVQRGLIQGFPDGTFRGNESLTRYQAALIFYRLLQSGTLSSGNLSQGDLATITRGMQEVSTELAALTTRVTDLERLSTEQQARITALEERINALGTGTGTAGAGTDTAALTARIDALEAAVRNIPAGPQGPAGPAGPAGPAGTATTTTDTTTATTTTDTTTTTPEPSTVVIGDAAPVETDAARGNLYAGVSAGIVNAGTLGQCYLPNASSGRAVEYCASFGGMIGSTQVIGPVGARVAADYRPGANAISADVNAMYHLNTGSSLQPYAGLGLGLTSSTSRTATTNATDTYLSALIGLDFQITDSIAAFAEADARYYLSNKGVGAVQNTAGTTDRGFGNTVKAGLKFFF; encoded by the coding sequence ATGCACAAGTCCCTGATCATTGCCTCTACCCTGGCCCTCAGCGTCGGCGTCGCCAGCGCGCAGACGACCACCCCGACCACCCCCGCGACGACCGCCACCCCCGCGCAAACGACCCCGGCCACGACGAGCACGACGACCGCCGCCCCCACGCAGGTGACGACGTTCAGCGACGTGCCCGCCGGACACTGGGCGAAGGACGCCGTGGACGTGATCGTGCAGCGCGGGCTGATCCAGGGCTTCCCGGACGGCACCTTCCGGGGCAACGAGAGCCTGACGCGCTACCAGGCGGCCCTGATCTTCTACCGCCTGCTGCAAAGCGGCACCCTGAGCAGCGGCAACCTCAGCCAGGGCGACCTGGCGACGATCACGCGCGGCATGCAGGAGGTCAGCACCGAGCTGGCGGCCCTGACGACCCGCGTGACCGACCTCGAGCGCCTGAGCACCGAGCAGCAGGCCCGCATCACGGCGCTGGAGGAGCGCATCAACGCGCTGGGCACCGGGACGGGCACGGCGGGCGCGGGCACCGACACCGCCGCGCTGACGGCCCGCATCGACGCGCTGGAGGCCGCCGTCCGCAACATCCCGGCGGGGCCGCAGGGTCCGGCTGGCCCGGCGGGTCCGGCGGGTCCGGCGGGCACCGCCACCACGACCACCGACACCACGACCGCCACGACGACCACCGACACCACCACGACCACCCCGGAACCCTCGACCGTGGTAATCGGCGACGCGGCCCCCGTCGAGACCGACGCGGCGCGCGGCAACCTGTACGCGGGTGTGAGCGCGGGCATCGTCAACGCGGGCACGCTGGGCCAGTGCTACCTCCCGAACGCGAGCAGCGGGCGCGCGGTGGAATACTGCGCGAGCTTCGGCGGCATGATCGGTAGCACCCAGGTGATCGGGCCGGTGGGCGCGCGTGTGGCCGCCGACTACCGCCCCGGCGCGAACGCCATCTCGGCGGACGTGAACGCCATGTACCACCTCAACACGGGCAGCAGCCTCCAGCCTTACGCGGGCCTGGGCCTGGGTCTGACGAGCAGCACCAGCCGCACCGCGACCACCAACGCGACGGACACCTACCTCAGCGCCCTGATCGGCCTGGACTTCCAGATCACCGATTCCATCGCGGCCTTCGCCGAGGCGGACGCTCGCTACTACCTGAGCAACAAGGGCGTCGGTGCCGTCCAGAACACCGCTGGCACGACGGACCGTGGCTTCGGCAACACCGTCAAGGCCGGCCTGAAGTTCTTCTTCTAA